One Schlesneria paludicola DSM 18645 DNA segment encodes these proteins:
- a CDS encoding DUF444 family protein translates to MTRSIDRDNQRFKEIVRGKVRQGLKKYITHGEILGRKGRETVSIPVPNIEIPHFRHGQKGSGGVGQGEGEPGEAIGKGEDEADGQGMPGDTPGQHIREAELTIEELAQMLGDELQLPAIQPKGQDTIRAIKTKYNSIRQTGPDSLRHFKRTYKRALRRLISSNEYNPLRPTVVPTREDERFRSWTDIPLPQANAAVIYIMDVSGSMTDDQKEIVRTEAFWIDTWLKSQYDGLQRRYVVHDAVAHEVDEDTFYRVRESGGTRISSAYTETQKIIERDFPPADWNIYLFQFSDGDNWGEDNTSCLKMLQEHFLPVCNLVCYGQVESPYGSGDYIRELKKVASNFENLILSHIKDKDGIYESIRTFLGKGK, encoded by the coding sequence ATGACCCGTTCGATCGATCGAGACAATCAACGATTCAAAGAGATCGTCCGGGGAAAGGTCCGGCAGGGTCTGAAGAAGTACATTACGCACGGTGAAATCCTGGGACGTAAAGGCCGGGAAACCGTCAGCATCCCCGTTCCAAACATCGAAATCCCTCATTTTCGTCACGGACAAAAAGGTTCGGGCGGAGTCGGTCAGGGAGAAGGTGAACCAGGGGAAGCCATCGGCAAGGGCGAAGATGAGGCCGATGGTCAGGGGATGCCTGGCGATACGCCTGGCCAACATATCCGTGAAGCGGAACTGACGATCGAAGAACTGGCACAGATGCTGGGTGATGAACTCCAGTTGCCCGCGATCCAGCCGAAAGGCCAGGACACAATTCGTGCCATCAAAACCAAGTACAATAGCATTCGCCAGACTGGCCCCGATTCGCTACGGCATTTCAAACGAACCTACAAACGCGCTCTGCGTCGTTTAATCTCGTCGAATGAATACAATCCGCTCCGACCGACCGTTGTGCCGACACGAGAAGACGAACGGTTCCGTTCGTGGACTGATATTCCCCTGCCACAAGCCAACGCGGCCGTGATCTACATCATGGACGTATCCGGTTCGATGACGGACGATCAGAAAGAGATCGTCCGCACGGAAGCATTCTGGATCGATACCTGGCTGAAAAGCCAATACGACGGACTGCAACGACGCTATGTCGTACACGATGCGGTCGCCCATGAAGTGGACGAAGACACCTTCTATCGCGTGCGTGAAAGCGGCGGAACCCGAATCTCGTCGGCCTATACGGAAACGCAAAAAATCATCGAACGGGATTTTCCACCTGCCGATTGGAACATCTACCTGTTTCAGTTCTCTGACGGCGACAATTGGGGCGAAGACAACACGAGCTGCCTGAAAATGCTTCAAGAACATTTTCTGCCGGTGTGCAATCTGGTCTGTTACGGCCAGGTCGAAAGCCCCTACGGATCAGGCGACTACATTCGCGAACTGAAGAAAGTCGCAAGCAACTTCGAAAACCTGATCCTGTCACACATCAAAGACAAGGACGGCATCTACGAATCGATCCGGACGTTCCTCGGCAAGGGAAAGTGA
- a CDS encoding 2-phosphosulfolactate phosphatase, whose protein sequence is MMFFDQSAFDVRFEWGARGVAALGPDVRTIVIVDVLSFSTCVEVATSREAFVLPYGVYGAHEEELEAYAQSRSAIVAKRHREAPDSFTLSPVSLMKLSPGMRLVLPSPNGSTLSQAASKFGTVTTACLRNATAVAKFVSQHPGPVAVIACGERWPDGSLRPAWEDQIGAGAVISHLPGRKSPEALTAADAFEQASNRLAVRLRDCASGRELIEGGFTADVDLASMLDISQCVPVLKNHAFTAHDLAASAP, encoded by the coding sequence ATGATGTTCTTCGATCAATCGGCGTTCGATGTTCGCTTTGAATGGGGCGCGCGTGGGGTTGCTGCGCTGGGTCCCGATGTTCGCACGATTGTCATCGTCGACGTGCTGTCGTTTTCCACCTGTGTCGAAGTGGCGACGTCACGGGAGGCATTTGTCCTGCCGTATGGAGTGTACGGCGCTCATGAGGAAGAACTTGAAGCGTACGCTCAGTCACGCAGTGCCATCGTCGCCAAACGTCACCGCGAAGCCCCCGACAGTTTTACGCTCTCGCCTGTCTCACTGATGAAGCTCTCGCCAGGAATGCGTTTGGTGCTGCCGTCACCCAATGGATCGACGCTGTCGCAGGCTGCGTCGAAGTTCGGGACGGTCACTACAGCGTGCCTCAGAAATGCAACCGCCGTCGCAAAGTTCGTTTCCCAGCATCCGGGCCCCGTCGCTGTGATCGCGTGTGGCGAGCGCTGGCCTGACGGATCACTTCGTCCGGCGTGGGAAGATCAGATCGGTGCGGGGGCCGTCATTTCCCACTTACCGGGACGTAAGAGTCCGGAAGCACTCACAGCAGCGGACGCATTTGAACAGGCTTCGAACCGATTGGCGGTCCGACTGCGCGACTGTGCTTCGGGTCGCGAACTGATTGAAGGCGGATTCACTGCCGACGTCGACCTGGCATCAATGCTCGACATCAGCCAGTGCGTCCCCGTGCTCAAGAATCATGCATTCACGGCACACGATTTGGCTGCCAGCGCCCCATGA
- a CDS encoding PrkA family serine protein kinase gives MSTGHSLLQKIAARQDAEAYRHEHWQGSFDEYLDLVRKNPEVTRTAHQRIYDMIMTYGTYPVDEGRRDGQVRYRFFDDPDSGGEDAIFGLTEPLTQLVNVFRSAALKYGSEKRVLLLHGPVGSSKSTIARLLKKGLQRYSRKQEGAVYTFGWQEGDGSVTWDPMNSEPLQLIPYAYRDEVCASLNEGRDRNKQYTVEITGDVCPLSRFVFKERLEKAEGDWTKVLQNVVVKRFFLSEQDRIGIGTFQPKDEKNQDSTELTGDINYRKIAEYGSESDPRAFNFDGEFNVANRGMIEFIEVLKLDVAFLYDLLGASQEHKIKPKKFAQTDIDTVIIGHTNEPEFRKLQSNEFMEALRDRTVKIDIPYVTKLGHELNIYEKDYNDRRVRGKHIAPHTLEVAATWAVLTRLEEPKHHGLTVLQKMKLYNGKTLPGFTTENIEQLRKEAKHEGLQGISPRYVQDKISNALVNNTEATCINPFMVLNELENGLKHHSLIPNEETREGYRRLISVVKDEYTDVVKNEVQRAIAADEEALMRLCSNYIDNVKAYTQREKVRNKFTGQDEQPDERLMRSIEERIDIPETRKDDFRREIMNYIGALSLDGKKFDYKTNERLHKALEMKLFEDQKDTIKLTSLVSNVVDKDTQEKIDVVKSRLIKNFGYNDESATDVLQYVASIFARGDAKRE, from the coding sequence ATGAGTACGGGACATAGCTTACTGCAAAAAATTGCGGCGCGCCAGGATGCTGAAGCGTACCGACATGAACATTGGCAAGGTTCGTTCGATGAGTATCTCGATCTCGTGAGGAAAAATCCCGAGGTCACCCGTACGGCGCATCAGCGCATCTACGACATGATCATGACGTACGGGACGTATCCCGTCGACGAAGGTCGACGCGATGGTCAGGTCCGATATCGCTTTTTCGATGACCCTGACTCGGGCGGGGAAGATGCCATCTTCGGGCTGACCGAACCCCTGACTCAACTGGTCAACGTGTTCCGCTCGGCCGCACTGAAATACGGCAGCGAAAAACGTGTCCTGCTGCTGCACGGACCGGTGGGAAGTTCCAAGAGCACCATCGCACGACTCTTGAAGAAAGGTCTGCAGCGATACAGTCGCAAACAAGAAGGTGCCGTCTACACCTTCGGATGGCAGGAAGGCGACGGTTCAGTCACCTGGGATCCGATGAACAGCGAACCGCTGCAATTGATTCCTTATGCCTATCGCGACGAGGTCTGTGCTTCGCTGAATGAAGGCCGTGACCGCAACAAGCAGTATACGGTCGAGATCACCGGCGACGTCTGCCCACTCAGCCGTTTCGTCTTCAAGGAACGTCTCGAAAAGGCCGAGGGCGACTGGACCAAGGTCCTACAAAATGTTGTCGTCAAACGGTTCTTCCTGTCTGAACAGGACCGCATCGGAATTGGTACGTTCCAGCCGAAGGACGAAAAGAACCAGGACAGCACAGAACTGACGGGCGATATCAACTACCGGAAAATTGCCGAGTATGGTTCCGAATCCGATCCTCGCGCCTTCAATTTCGATGGCGAATTCAACGTCGCAAATCGCGGGATGATCGAATTCATCGAAGTGCTGAAGCTGGACGTGGCGTTCCTGTACGACCTGCTGGGTGCCTCGCAGGAACATAAGATCAAGCCCAAAAAGTTCGCACAGACGGACATCGATACCGTCATCATCGGCCACACGAACGAACCAGAATTCCGCAAACTACAATCCAACGAATTCATGGAAGCGTTACGCGACCGTACCGTGAAGATCGATATTCCATACGTGACCAAGCTCGGCCATGAACTGAACATTTACGAAAAGGATTACAATGATCGGCGCGTGCGTGGCAAACATATCGCGCCACATACGCTGGAAGTGGCTGCCACCTGGGCCGTCCTGACGCGATTGGAAGAACCGAAGCATCACGGCCTGACCGTGCTGCAGAAGATGAAGCTTTATAACGGCAAGACGCTTCCAGGCTTCACGACCGAAAACATCGAACAGCTTCGCAAAGAGGCCAAGCACGAAGGTCTGCAGGGGATTTCGCCACGATACGTCCAGGACAAGATTTCCAATGCCCTGGTCAACAACACCGAAGCGACTTGCATCAATCCGTTCATGGTTCTGAATGAACTGGAGAATGGCCTCAAACACCATTCGCTGATTCCGAACGAAGAAACGCGCGAAGGGTATCGCCGGTTGATTTCTGTCGTCAAAGACGAATACACCGACGTCGTCAAGAACGAAGTGCAGCGTGCGATCGCCGCCGATGAAGAAGCCCTGATGCGATTGTGCTCGAACTACATCGACAACGTGAAAGCCTATACACAGCGCGAGAAGGTTCGGAACAAGTTCACCGGTCAGGACGAACAACCCGACGAACGCTTGATGCGGTCGATCGAAGAACGAATCGATATCCCTGAAACGCGGAAAGACGATTTCCGCCGCGAGATCATGAACTACATCGGAGCCCTGTCGCTTGATGGAAAGAAGTTCGACTACAAGACCAACGAACGGCTGCATAAGGCCCTGGAAATGAAGCTGTTCGAGGACCAGAAAGACACGATTAAGCTGACGAGCCTGGTCTCGAACGTGGTCGACAAAGACACGCAGGAAAAGATCGATGTCGTGAAGAGCCGACTGATCAAGAACTTTGGCTATAACGATGAGTCCGCAACCGATGTCCTTCAATATGTGGCGAGTATCTTCGCCCGAGGAGACGCAAAACGCGAATAG
- a CDS encoding RDD family protein, producing the protein MSCHKRLYLIGLFLIAAISSVPQTAFIYSAAIEYFRSRSLPVHSIPGFSRIPISHKSELIQAAFSQNRFVLLDNKLIDHKTRTLTLRTFDPESGTTARQLDVPATCEYVVASFEDRLWILPRDPNAQSYELIDGIAQKSDIPMFKNHVDQGTRFLIDGEPAYVSPDIKRLAVFTPRHERHDWIPTKPIDLPDLSCEWSYGDTIVHFRGDLPDFKLIRCGDQSHVFLSMNGYVLYRQGIEFNPNASSPDQRPGPLRVTWPRSVGSNEVGVSAGDDAQLVKWSLVCDRPAIVSEITMHSSRQLAKGALLIEGQPAVLIIEEAQPKESTGTIHRFDGTDWSPWETLSFPFAVRDFCTATRSDGQSSYIVVATPLGEAFVYFVDASGIHPLQSKLPHPSLKTQTELSILFSIFVGSSILCAIGVWLLMWRYAAPEYAFGQETVQLASLARRGLARMIDIGLIATSALILGGILTWGLDWPAFLEAINLRVAHPSIPIVRRAVELTAIWIAFSVFVFLLIQGITGRTPGKRWCGIKTVRSTLRPCGIARSLTREIIFYVDSCSLLCWTPGILSIALTPLRQRLGDLVADTIVIDASTRKQRPPE; encoded by the coding sequence ATGTCCTGTCACAAACGCCTGTATTTGATCGGTTTGTTCCTGATTGCGGCGATTTCTTCCGTTCCGCAAACTGCATTCATCTACTCAGCCGCGATCGAATATTTCAGATCACGCAGTCTGCCCGTTCATTCGATCCCGGGATTCAGTCGCATTCCCATCTCGCATAAGAGCGAGTTGATTCAGGCCGCCTTCTCACAAAACCGATTTGTCCTTTTGGACAACAAACTCATCGATCACAAAACACGAACTTTGACTCTCCGAACATTCGATCCGGAATCGGGGACGACGGCCCGGCAACTTGATGTCCCAGCAACATGCGAATATGTCGTCGCATCGTTTGAAGACCGTCTGTGGATCTTACCCCGCGACCCGAATGCACAGTCTTACGAGCTGATTGACGGTATCGCTCAGAAATCGGACATCCCCATGTTCAAGAATCACGTGGATCAGGGAACGAGGTTTTTGATCGACGGGGAACCAGCCTATGTCAGTCCGGACATAAAAAGGCTTGCCGTGTTTACACCGCGTCACGAAAGACACGATTGGATTCCGACGAAGCCCATCGATCTTCCGGATTTGAGTTGCGAATGGTCGTACGGTGACACCATTGTTCATTTTCGTGGCGATCTTCCCGACTTCAAACTCATCCGCTGCGGCGACCAGTCCCACGTCTTTCTCAGCATGAATGGATACGTGCTCTATCGTCAGGGAATCGAATTCAATCCCAATGCATCGTCGCCCGACCAACGCCCGGGTCCGCTCAGGGTGACGTGGCCGCGGAGTGTCGGATCAAATGAAGTTGGAGTCTCCGCTGGCGACGACGCCCAACTGGTCAAATGGTCGCTCGTGTGCGATCGCCCGGCGATCGTCTCAGAGATTACGATGCATTCCAGCCGACAACTGGCGAAAGGTGCACTGCTAATTGAAGGGCAACCCGCCGTCTTGATTATTGAAGAAGCTCAACCGAAAGAGTCGACGGGTACGATTCATCGGTTTGATGGAACAGACTGGTCACCTTGGGAGACACTGTCATTCCCCTTCGCCGTGCGCGACTTTTGCACGGCCACGCGCTCCGATGGACAAAGCTCGTATATCGTCGTTGCGACTCCCTTGGGTGAAGCGTTCGTCTATTTCGTGGATGCGAGCGGGATTCATCCACTGCAATCGAAATTGCCTCATCCGTCGCTCAAGACCCAGACCGAGCTTTCAATCCTGTTCAGCATTTTCGTCGGCAGTAGCATCCTGTGCGCCATCGGCGTCTGGTTGCTGATGTGGCGCTATGCGGCTCCGGAATATGCCTTCGGGCAAGAGACCGTCCAGCTGGCATCGCTCGCCCGACGCGGTCTGGCTCGAATGATTGATATTGGGTTGATTGCAACGAGCGCCCTGATCCTCGGCGGAATTCTCACATGGGGCCTGGACTGGCCCGCCTTCCTGGAAGCGATCAACTTAAGAGTCGCTCATCCGTCGATTCCGATCGTCAGACGCGCTGTTGAGCTAACGGCGATCTGGATCGCATTCTCCGTCTTCGTTTTTCTTCTCATCCAGGGCATAACGGGCCGCACACCAGGTAAGCGGTGGTGCGGAATCAAAACGGTGCGTTCAACACTTCGCCCCTGCGGCATCGCTCGCAGCCTGACTCGAGAAATCATTTTCTACGTCGACTCCTGTAGCCTGCTCTGCTGGACACCTGGCATTCTGAGCATCGCCCTGACACCACTCCGACAGCGCCTGGGCGATCTCGTCGCCGACACCATCGTGATCGATGCATCCACTCGGAAACAGAGACCGCCTGAATGA